The genome window ATAAGAGTGAAAAAAACAAAGGAGATTCGATTCAGTTAACATGTAGAAAGGTAAAACACCCTACGAGCTAGATCGTAGGGTTAAAGATGTGATTAAGTGATTAGAATATCCTCCATGGTTTTCGGAGTAAGGCAAAGGGTGGAAATTAGGATGGCAATTTTTAGCAGGGGTAGCATTTCCCCTTTACcataaaattttggaaatgaTTCCCATTTTTGGAACGAATGTGAAGGATGGGTACGACCAAATAGTAAATGTcctgaaatttttgaaattcaagATGCTACTCTACTCTGTGTCTCAGGACTTGCATTGAATTCCACCTGAACATTCAAAAAATTATCGAACATAGCTTGACCATTAAAGAGGAGGAGGTCCCGACATATTGCGTTGTTTGATGATATCTTTTAGTCTCAGTTGATAATGAGCCTTATTCGTTCTATCAAAACATTATTTGAGACATCTCATATCAGCTAGGAGTTAGTAGTAGAAGGAGGAGCAGAGTCCTGAAATCAGACAGAAAATAGGAAGATTAATTGGAAAAAATGATGATACCAAGAAGTGAATAAAGATAATTAAGcgtataaaaaaatcaaagtatgTTTTCAATTTTGGAGATAGCCCTGCTAGTTCCGATCGTAGAGCGCGACTTataggtttcgtcattttggcaggcaagaaaataatttaaattcataGAAGGTATTGAATGCGCTGTGTCAATCGACGTGGTGGAATCCGTCATCTGTATCGGATATCTGATGCATGGATTTTAGTGGATATATTGTATTATGCTTAGGTCTTCAGCCACCTTACGTGTTGGTGACGTAATTTGCGCGACTCTTCATTTCAAGATGGCTGGTTCAAGCACCACGTCGGTCGCTGAAATTGTTTTTAGAtattgaatatatgtatatgccaaATTGTGTAAAAAGAAGGGATGGGTAGCTTGGTTTCGAATATGTGAGGGCCGCCTGGGTAGATGAGAAAATTGAAAGAACATTATACCTGCTGAATTACTCACTAAGAAAGCTATTGCGAGACCTGTTCCTTCAAGATTCTGCCTGATTTCTGTAACAGACTAAAGTACCAGGAAATTGCTAATTGCGGGGCGGTTTTAACTATATTCATTTGCGTATTGTTGTTAATTCATGGTTGTCCGACTGCAGGGCCAGAAAATGTGCTTTTGTTGCCTTCTTACTTTGAGTTTCATTATAGAATATCTGTTTGAAATTTGACTGCAAAAAACCGTTGCGGATTCTCTAAATGTCTTACAACTCACATAGAGTCTGTCCCACATTTGGTCGATGCTGCTGCGGGTCCTAATGCGTTTTCTTGATAATATACCACTCAATCAGACCACCAAAAGGAGATTTTGGTTTCTTTATTAAGTAGGATCGTTCGGAAACTGGCAAGAATGTGATGACCGAAAAtattagaaaatgaaaatattgatgtatatcagaagcaaaatacAATTAactcaaaatgaaattaaaagaagaaaaccGAGCCAGctaaaagaaaaggaaatgaCCCTTGCAGAAGTATAGAGCCTACTTTGGTTTATAACAATTGTCCcgttcaaaataccctccataagattaaacctttcataccaccATGATACTCgtattcccaattctaatgtaTTTTTTGGAAGCTTGAGCCATCGACGAACAGAATTACGAGTCCTTAAGAGGGTTTCCTGACGCTCGatatttcaacttttttaaggttttgtgtgaaataaaactttattaaaatcgattcaatggttatctgtccgtctgtcggtcggtctgtctgtctatctcccTGTCACAATCAATTTGCTCAGAAAGGGCAGAGCGAATTGTGATGAAATTTGGCCAGAACCTATGGTCTGGGAATCCCTTTTCATACGCCTGGTGGTATTATTTCGaatctgttaagggaaagtcgcaccgtatccttaaagaactattagtacttttcgaaactgtgtAGCTATTGTGGGTAAACGTTTGTAAATTAAACGCGATTTGTAGCTAacaattaaactttttatttaactCAAATTACAAACACGCGGAATTGAAATTATGACTGTAGATTGAGCGAGGGGATCTGACAGTTGACGGATATGTCTATGACGACTTATGACAGCATTGTCACACCCCTACATCACTCTCCCCCGAGTGACATTGCCGTCACGATGACTTTTCGCTGGAGGATAAGTGTGTTTCGGTGGCGGTCTGGAATACAAATATGTTCGTTTAAGATCCTGGTGAGTTTTATTTTCATCATTCAGGAAGAAGGCTGGCTTTAGTCGTTCTGTTGAGACGTTGAAGTTCTTTCCATTAACTTCAATTCGAAATAGACGATTGGTGATTCGTTCGATAACAGGATGCGGACCTGAGTAAGGTGGCGATAATGATGTACGAACTCGATCATCTCGTAGAAATACGTGTGTGGCAGAACTTAAGTTTCGGTGTACGAATTCGACAGGTTTGTTGTGATGTGCTGATTGTGTTGGACGAATATTACGCATTTGTTCTCATAGTTGATTCACGAATTGAGCTGGATTATCGTCAACAGTTTGATCATCGAAAAATTCACCTGGCAGTCGTACAGTGGATCCATACATGAGCTCGGCACATGATGCGTTTAAATCATCCTTGTAACACGATCGTAGTCCAAGTAGAATGGTTGGTAAAGAATCGACCCAGTTTTTGTTTCCGTAACACATTATTGCTGCTTTCAGGGAACGATGCCATCTCTCAAGAATGCCGTTGGAAGCTGGATGGTATGCCGAGGTTCTTGTTCGTTCGCAACCGATTAGTTTCGCGAGTGATTGGAATAGTGCCGATTCAAACTGGGATCCTTGATCCGTTGTAATTATTCGTGGCACTCCGAATCTGGCTATCCAATTGTTGTAAAAAGTTTCGACAACTGTATTCGCTGTCTGGTCGCTTATCGGTATTGCCTCCGGCCAACGAGAGAATCGATCTATCATCGTCAAACAATATTTGAAACCTTTCGAGAGTGGGAACGGGCCAACTATGTCGATGTGTACCTGATCAAATCGACCATCGGGAATGGTGATATGCTGAGGAACGTTCTTCGTGTGTCTGCTTACCTTCGAACGTTGACACGGTATGCATGTTCGGCACCATAACAGGATGTCTTTACGCATATTCGGCCAGACGAATTTGTTGCAAATTTGTCGCGATGTGGAACGTCCGCTTGGATGAGCGAGCTGGTGAATAGTGTCGAATACTTTTCGTCGAAGTTGGGTAGGGATGTAAGGTCGGACTTTACTGTCGGTTACATCACAATAAACTGGAAGTTGTCCTGCAGTCTGTATTGCTTGTAGTTTTAATGATGTTGTGTTGCTATTTAGTAAGGCTTGAAGTTCTTGATCTTGTTGCTGTTCATGCGATAGTTTGTCTGCGGTGAACGAAGATGGTATGGAAATGGCGTCAACTCGTGATAGTAAGTCGGCGACTATGTTGCTCTTTCCTGGTATGTGGCTGATATGCGTTGAAAATTGCGATATATAACTTAGCTGGCGTACTTGACGAGGCGAAGCATGATTTGGTTTTTGAGAGAAAGCATAAACGAGAGGCTTGTGATCGGTTTTTATGCAAAAATTTGATCCTTCCAGTATATATTGGAAGTGTTTGATAGTGGCGAAGATAGCTAGCagctctcgatcgtaggtgctatatttcttttctgctgGGCTGAGTTTTCGTTTGAAAAACGCCAATGGTTTCCACTCTCCGTCTTGATACTGCTCTAAAGACGCGCCGATGGCTACATCAGAGGCATCAGTGGTAATTGAAAGCGGGGCGTTTGGTTTAAAATGCACTAAAAGAGTGGCGTTCGCGAGGTCAGTTTTGCATGATTCCCACGCGTTGATGGTTTCCGTTGTCCATTCAATTGTTCGTGTGCCGTTCTTCTTGCTGCCCTTCAAAAATTCGTTGAGTGGTGCTTGCGTAGTTgcggaatttttcaaaaaacgtctatagaaattgaaaattccgAGTGCTTGTCGTAACTCCTTGACTGTTGTTGGTCGTTTTAGGTTACAGATGGCTTCAACACGTGACGGTATTGGGCGAATTCCGTTTGCGTCGATCAAGTGACCGAGAAATTCGATTTGTTGGGCTCCAAAGACACATTTCGAAAGATTGATGACAATGCCAAATTTTTCCAAACGCTCAAAAACTAATCGCAAGTGTTCGAGATGTTGTTCAAAGTTGTCGGACGCAATTAAAATGTCATCTATGTAGCTGACTGCAAAGTCTAGGCCTCGAAGAGCTTTGTCCATTAGTCTTTGGAAAGTCTGGCCTGCATTCCTCAGACCGAACTTCATGACCAGAAATTCAAAGAGGCCGAAAGGGGTAATGACGGCAGTCTTCTCGATATCTTCTTCAGCCATTAATATTTGATAGAACGCACGTATGAGGTCgatttttgagaaaactttCTTACCTGCCAAACCAGCAGTTGCGTCGTGAATGTGACGGATCGGATATCTGTCTGGAACTGTGACAGCGTTTAGCCCGCGGTAGTCCCCGCAGGGTCGCCAGGATCCGTCTTTCTTGGGGGCCAAATGTAACGGGCTAGCCCAAGGACTCGAAGATGGGCGGCAAATGCCCTGCTCCAACATATATTCGAATTCTTTCCGAGCTATTTCCAACTTATCTGGTGTAAGACGCCTAGCACGAGCTGCTACGGGAGGGCCGGTGGTTTTTATAAAGTGTCGAACGTTACTTGCAggctttttgttaattgagctcGGGTTCGTTATATTATACTAGGAAATTGTTTCAGTAGTTGGTGATACGGGGAGTCGTTGTGAACGGTGAAAATTCCACTGTGGGTCGTTCTTTTGACAACACAAGACGTTCCGAGTTTTGTCGTGGTGTCAATGAGACGTTTGTTTAATACATCGACTAACAGTCCATGTTGTTTTAAAAAATCGGCTCCCAGTATCGGACGGGCGACATCAGCAATTTGGAAAATCCATTTGTATGGCCGACGGAGGCCGAGATTTAAACAtatcagtttttctcccaaagtcGAAATGGTGGAACCGTTGGCAGCGAAGAGACGTAGGCTTTTCGGTTTTAAAGTTTCGCGAATCAGCCTTCGGGGAAAAACAGAAATTTCGGCACCTGAATCTATGAGATGTTTTGTCGGCAATAAATAGGTGATTTTCTAGGCAGTCGTTGTTGGTCGCCTCATTCAACAACGACTTTGCTAGTTTTCCTTGTTTGTATATGTGCATGGCTTGATGCACTTTATCGCTGCTGCGCCGAACTTTCGATGATAGCGACATATTTGTGGAAAATTGCGTGTTGCTGACCTCGATTTTTGTCTGCTTTGCGACGAACTGCGATTACGATTTCGAGATTCGTGAAATTGAGAGCTTCGATCACGTTTGAGGTTTTGTATTTCTGCACGCAGCGATCGGATTTCCTTTTTCAATGAGTTTAGATCATTAAAAGTATTCGTGGAAAGCTGCTGAACAGATTCGATTTGGGGTTCACGAGCATCTAAAATCTTGTCAGCGATCTCAGCGAGTTTGTCGTTATCGGTGCTGTCCATCGAGGCAAGAATAGCGCGGATATGTTCGGGAAGCCGTTGCATCCATATCGATTGTAATAGTTCGGATCCAACTTTATCTCCTGCGAGCAGTTTCATTTTGCGCAGCAAACCGGATGGTCTTTGATCACCCAGTTCGACATCATTTAGCAATTTTCGGAGTCGTTTGCCTTCGGATTCAGTAAACTGTTTGATGAGACGTGTTTTAATCGTGTTGTAGCGATCTTTTTCGGGTGGGGACTCGATGATATCGGCGACTTGTTCGAGAATGGAATAGTCTAGTTCACAAACGAGTTTATTGAATTTGGTCTGATCGGATCGAATGTTGTGAACGAGGAATTGGGCCTCGATTTGGGCGAACCAGAGCGCCGGTCGAGATTTCCAAAATTCGGGAAATTTGACTTTACGAATTTCTGCGATTTCCTCGTTGATTTGCAACGCATCCGAAGCATCGCTGAATTTGTCGGCATCCGACTCAGGCATAGCGATTTTGGGaaaaattttttagaaaatagtTTCCGGGGTCATCACTGTAGCTATTGTGGGTAAACGTTTGTAAATTAAACGCGATTTGTAGCTAacaattaaactttttatttaactCAAATTACAAACACGCGGAATTGAAATTATGACTGTAGATTGAGCGAGGGGATCTGACAGTTGACGGATATGTCTATGACGACTTATGACAGCATTGTCACACCCCTTCAACTGAacctatttttgatattgggtgaaacacaagGAACGGTCAGAATGTGACACGTCTCGTcgtcagaacctacccaactgaaaaatctgaaaaattcacaaTCGTGCATCCAttcgaaatctagacctcaaaatacatcccattccgatatctgctcaaataaagttattaatagcatattaccatatcttGGAATCTTACCCGAAAATCCCCCTTGAGTTCACGCAAAATGGTacggttataagtaataatataatatacaattttggaaagtttgaaaaatctgactaatactaacaaagttgtagaaggtcaaagttgtatatttcacgtgaatttatcccaCCCTAAGATGTGTTTGACGTCATCATGATATAAAGTAAATTCATATGAACAGCGGAGTTGAAATACATATACGAATCGGaagtgcataggaaatttctccaacaagatgaacacaaattaTTTATACCTCCCCCCGacatattttagatttttttgggCAATACAAATAAATGTaatcttttcaatctttttacAATATATGTTATTGCTGGACTCTTGAATTATGATTTAAAGTTTTCGATTTTTCGACAAATTTGATaatcttttatatttatatacccTAAAAGAAGGTGGGTTACCGATGGGAAGCACAAATGTTTTCTTATTCTATATACGTGCCGCTATCGTCCGAATCACGAttataatttcatcatcatcatcaacggcgcaacaaccggtatccgatctaggcctgccttaataaggaactccagacatcccggttttgctccgaagtccaccgattcgatatccctaaaagctgcgtggcgtcctgacctatgccatcgctccatcttaggcagggtctacctcgtcttctttttttaccatagatattgctcttatagactttccgggctggatcatcctcatccatatggattaagtgacccgcccaccgtaacctattgagcccgattttatccacaacctgatggtcgtggtatcgctcatagatttcgtctttatgtaggctacgggatgggaggatttttctctggaacgcggccaagagtttgcaattcttcttgctaagaacccaagtcttcgaggaatacattaggacttgagatcattgtcttgtacagtaagagctttgaccctatagtcagACGTTTCgatcagaacagtttttgtaagctgaaataggctctcttggcagacaacaaccgtgcgcggatttcctcatcgtagctgttatcggttgtgattttcgaccctaaataggagaaattatcaacggtcaaaaagttgtattctcctatctttattcttaccgtttgaccagtgtggtttgatgttgttggttggttggtgttcggtgctgacgttgccaccatatactttgtcttgccttcattgatatgcagcccaagatctcgcctcaatcgctgcttgctcgatctggatgaaggcagtttgtacgtctcgggtggttcttcccgtgatctcgatatcatcagcataggccagtagttgggtggacttaaagacgatcgtacctcttgcatttacctcatcaccacgaatcactttctgcagggccaggttaaagagcacacatgataggacatcccccggtggaatggtcttgagagtgatcttgctgcttttatctggcctcgcactttcGTCAGGgtcagtcagtcttatcaatttcgttgggacaccgaattctctcatggccgtgtatagttttaccctggctatgctatcataggcggctttaaagtcgatgagtagatggtgcaactgttgtccatattccaacagtttttccatcgtttgctgcagagagaaaatctggtatgggccaatgatgttctgggcgtacctatccggcctagcaagatagcgatagcgagaatatcctatagatggtactcagcaacgtgatacctctataattgctgcactgtatgatatctccctttttatgtatgagacagataatgcctcgttgccaataatcagggattgattcgctgtcccacaccttcagtgcaagttgatgaaccacttggtgtaactgggcGCCTCCATATAATTTCATTTTACTAAATATTAAAACGGCGGAGTTATGAAACGAAAACCTTCAAAAATCGCgtcaatttttcattaaaaatttagaATCAAAATAggaaattattaacgaaaatacaCAATCGTAGTTCGGAACAGGATTACCTATATGTagaatattgtgtaaaaatGTTAGCTCGATCGGTTGAACAGAATTTTAATTGCGCTTTCCAtcagcgtttaaagttttcgttTTGTATGCTCGTAAACATGGCCCGTACTCTTCTATTTGCTGTACCTTAGTAAATGTTATGAATTTCGGTCTGAAATTTCCACAGTATACTCCCAACATATTCTGCttcc of Hermetia illucens chromosome 4, iHerIll2.2.curated.20191125, whole genome shotgun sequence contains these proteins:
- the LOC119654019 gene encoding uncharacterized protein LOC119654019, giving the protein MKLLAGDKVGSELLQSIWMQRLPEHIRAILASMDSTDNDKLAEIADKILDAREPQIESVQQLSTNTFNDLNSLKKEIRSLRAEIQNLKRDRSSQFHESRNRNRSSSQSRQKSRSATRNFPQICRYHRKFGAAAIKCIKPCTYTNKEN